The sequence below is a genomic window from Leptolyngbya sp. SIO1E4.
GATGCAGAAGTATCCTGTCAAACGGGTGTTTTTCCCCAATCCCTTTAACTACTCCCGAGCCAATAATTTAGGGGCTCAGTATGCTCAAGGTGAGTATTTGATTTTTCTCAATAACGACACTGAGATCATTGGCAAAGACTGGATACAGCATCTCTTGTACTATGCAGAGCAGTCTGATATTGGGGCCGTCGGCTCACTTTTGCTATTTCCTAATAGAACTGTGCAGCATGCAGGCGTTGTCATGGGTTTTAGGGGAACCGCTGACCACGTAATGAGGGGGTTTCCCTCAGAGGTCGATGGGTATGCGGGCTCGCTGGTATGTGCCCATGAAGTGTCTGCCGTCACAGCGGCCTGTATGATGGTTGCGCAGAAAGACTTTAGCCAAGTTGAGGGGTTTAACGAACATTATTTTCACCATTATCAAGATGTTGACCTATGCCTGAAGCTCCTCAAGCTAGGAAAGCGAAATATCTTCACCCCAGGCGCTACTTTGATTCACCACGAATCTGTTACGCGAAAAGATTATTACGATTTAGTAGATCGCTATCTGTTGCTAGATCAGTGGCAAGACTATATTGATGCTGGCGATCCTTATTACAATCCCAATTTTGTGCTTGAACGGTGTGATTACACAGCTAAGGCTCAGTAATGCAGAATATTCTTTTTGTTCTCTACCATGACTTTCGTGCAAACAGCGCTGTGCATGTGCACAACTTTGCAAATAATTTAGTGAAGCAAGGATTAGATTGTACTGTAGTCGTGCCTCAGCACAAAGAGACCGTATCAGTACTGGGACAGAACTTATATAAAGCCGCTAATTTTAATGAGATCGATCATCTCAGAAAACTTTTCCCCAATAATCAAGATCCAGATATCGTTCACGTATGGACTCCACGTGAAATCGTGAGAGCTTTCTATGAAGAGCTAGCCAAGCGATATCGCTTTAGGCTATTCATTCATCTTGAAGATAACGAAGAATTGCTATTAGAAAAATTTACTCAAAAAACGCTCAGTGAATTAATCGAGGATACTCGATACCCTTTTCCTAATAACCTGTCTCACCCCATCAAATATCGTGAATTCTTGAGCAAGTGTGATGGGGTCACGGTCATTATCGATCGCCTTCAAGAGTTTGTCCCTACCCCTGTTCCTACCTGTGTTCTTTGGCCTGGTGTTGACAATAATCTCTTTTTCCCTAAGAACCCTGATCCTGACTTAACGACTCATCTCGGGATTCCTCTCAATAGTACTGTTCTTTGCTACACCGGTAATGTACACCCGGCAAATGCCTATGAGGTCAGAAGCCTATACCTGGCAGTGGCGATGCTCAATCGAGAAGGCTATCCAACAACTTTAGTCCGTGCCGGTCAGGACTATTGTGAATTTTTGAGCGCAGAAGATAGCTGGGCTCGAAAGTATGAGTTGGGGTTAGGGTATGTAGAAAACCACAAAATCCCCGACATCTTGGCACTGGCCGATGTCCTTGTGCAACCCGGCAAGGAAGATGCGTTCAATGACTACCGTCTTCCTTCTAAGCTGCCTGAATTTCTCGCGATGGGTAAGCCTGTCATACTTCCCAAAACTAATATTGGCCGTTTTATGGAATCTATGAAAGATGCCATTGTTCTTTCAAAGGTTGATGCTTTAACGATTGTTGAAACTATTAAATTGCTAGTGAATAACCAAGACTTGTGTGAGCAACTAGGTGCAGGAGCCTCTGGCTTCTCGAAAACTCACTTAGACTGGATTGCTAACAGCAAAAAACTCTTGGATTTCTACCTGTCTACCTCAAATAACTGAGCCTAGATAAATAGGAAATTATCAGCGGAATGTCTAGATATCCGATTTTGAGGACTTTAATAAACGTTTGGCAATGTACGCTTATACGTATTGCTATAAGGTTTCATGTTGACAGCCTCTGGATACTCTAGCCTGATAGGGATATTGATGAACCAGGTGCAGCAGTAAAACTGCATTCAGATAAGTTCTTTATCAGGGCTAGAAAGAGCGTGCAACTTTCTACACACTCACTGCTTGCGGTTTAAGGTCACTAAACTATAGCGAATGGATGGCTTGTCGACCTCGATTTGAATATTGACGAAACCCCGTAGTAAGATCAGCAAGGCTTTTCACTATTTCTGGTTTCCTTGAGATGTCTACCATCATTATTACAGGCTCGGCAGGCCTGATAGGCTCAGAGTCTGTTCATTTTTTTGCACAGAAAGGGTTCAATATCGTTGGTATCGACAATGATATGCGATCCGTTTTCTTTGGTAGCGATGCGTCAACGGACTGGAATCGGAAGATTTTAGAGGACCGCTACGGTGAGCGATATTGTCATAGGAATCTAGATATTCGCGATCGCGAGTCCATTGAAACTCTGTTCAAAGAATACGGTTCTGATATCAGCCTCATTATTCATACCGCCGCCCAACCTTCCCACGACTGGGCTGCTAGAGATCCCCATACTGACTTTACAGTCAATGCCAACGGCACCCTCGTTCTACTCGAGGCAACACGCCAGTACTGTCCTGAAGCAGTTTTCATATTCACTTCCACAAATAAAGTATATGGGGACACTCCCAACCAATTACCGTTAGCAGAACTCGAAACCCGATGGGAAATTGATCCAGAGCATCCTTATTCCCAGGGGATTGATGAATCCATGAGCATTGACGACACCAAACATTCACTATTTGGTGCATCCAAGGTTGCAGCTGACATTCTTGTGCAAGAATATGGCCGCTATTTTGATATGAAAACAGCCAGCTTCAGAGGGGGATGCTTGACAGGACCGCTACATTCAGGTGCCCAGCTACACGGGTTTCTAGCGTATCTGATGAAGTGCGTTATCCACGCTGCACCTTACACAATTTTTGGATATAAAGGGAAGCAAGTCCGAGATAACATTCACAGCTACGATTTAGTCAATGCTTTTTATCACTTTTATCAGAATCCTCGGAGTGCTGAAATTTACAACATTGGTGGTTCGCGCCATAGTAACTGCTCCATGCTAGAAGCTGTTCAACTCTGCGAAGAAATTACAGGTAATCGATTGCCATACACCTACACGGATGAAAATCGTGTGGGCGATCATATTTGGTACATCTCCGATGTGAGCAAGTTCCGTTCTCACTATCCAGAATGGAACTATAAGTACGACCTGATTACTATTTTCAAAGAAATTTATAATAGCCAGCTATCGAAATAAGAAAACTCTGAATTTCCTCTACCTAAGGCTTCGATAATATATTTTTGAAAGCAGTGATCAAAAAATCGGCAACCTGTAATGGTTTGCCAGGTAAAGGTCTCTGAGATAGCCTTTGTTGTGGCATCTAAATCCTTGAAGCTGCTCAACTATCTGGCCATCAGGAAATCTACAATATTTCGAAACACCCGTATTAGTGAGTTGATAAGACTGATGAAAATAATGTAGTTTCGCTTGAAGATGACGCTTTAATAAGGATTGTCAAGATTTTAATACTGTCTCCTAAAAAATAATGTCTTCTATTTAATTTGAGTGAAGACTTCAACTAGATTTTGATGTCTATTCTTCGTTTGATTGAAGAATGATAGGAGCCTTATTGGAGTTTGTTCTGGTTTTCGTAAGCTGATTAATATCCTTAGAAATAGGTTCTCAGATTTATGGTTATTTTATTATTGTCAAAAGCTTTCGGTTTTGTAAGCCAGCTTTTCAACTTTCATAAAGGTATAGCCGATGTATCAGAAAGCTTATCTTTTGAAGATGAGGTTGGTCTCGATAAGAATGAAATTAGTCTTGATGAGAATGAGGCTGGTCCTGATGAGAATGAGGCTAATTCCAATAATCCGTGGAACGCTGACGAAGCCGTAACCTATGACGGTATTTGGTTAGGTTGTAACGAGTGTGCCAAAAATATTCAGCGAAAAGTTACGGGGGATGAAAATACCCATTGGCTTTCCTATACAATACAGAATTATTTGGCGGAAGCCATAGGAAAGAAACCTTCAAATAAAGCTCAAACTAGTTACCGCTGTCTAATATTAGGTGCAAATGAGGGTTGGATAGAGCGTGAACTTTGTAAAAATGGATTTTCTGGCGAGATAATTGCATCCGATATTGCAGATAAAGCGCTTTCAAGAGCTGCGGAGAAATCTCAGGAGCTTGGTTATAAGAATGTAAAATACATTGTTGCAGATTTGAATGGAGATTTAGAAGAATTTGACGGGATGTTCGACTTCATTATTTTTGAAGGTGTTTTACACCATATTGAAAATATTGAAAATTGTTTGCAAATACTGAAGAGTAAGCTTGTGAACGGTGGTCTTATGTTTGGAGTTGAGCATCATGGCCCGTTTCGCTTTCAATTGCCAGATTATCAGGTGCGCTGGATCAATGCTGCATTGGCTGTTTTACCTAAAACTTTGCGACCTTTTCCTCGGAATCAAGAGGGTAACTATCCCGCAACTCCCCAGGAAAACATGAGGATTTTTTATGTTCCCCCTTCTGAAGAAGCTATTAGAGCATGGGATCCTTCAGAAGCCATATCTGGCTTCAAATTGCAGGATTTATTCTCCGAAACATTTGAAGTTCTTGAGAGAAGAGGGTTTGGAGGTACTATCCTCTCATATATGTCAGGTCATTTCGATTTTAAGAGGGCGAATCAAGATGACTTTGCTAACTCGTGGCTTAAAATATTGATGCAAATTGAAGATACTTTAATCCAAACCGGCCTGCTGGATGATGAATTTATTTTTTGGACGCTTAAGAATAACGGTTAGTCAAGGCGTTCTTCAGTTTTCTAAGCCCCTCTCTCAGTTCTGGATGAGGGGCCTTGAGGTCTTGAACTGGTTTCTTACTCCCCAAAGTTGGATAAATGGGTGAAGAGATGAAAATTATTTTGAGCGTTATTCAAACAATTTATGTTTTACATCGCGTTTCCACTTATAAAGAGCATAGAAAAGTTTGAGGGATTTTATGAAACTGTTTTCAGGGATGAGGAAGCTGAAGCGGGTGATGCAAACACTCGAGCCCGTTCAATTACTGGATGAGTCATCTAAACGTTTTCTTGTTGAGCGATATGCCCAGAAAGCATTTCCAGAGTTAGGATACGCGACAGTTCGAGACTTTTGCGATAGTGTCGATCACTTACCACAGATTTGCTATCTGAATGGTGATCTGAAAAACGTTCAAAGGGCTTGGACTGTAAAGGCTATTTTAGGAACTGTTCCGCCAGGCAGCAAACTTTTAGAGGTTGGAGGAGGTGTTCCTTTAGTTGCGGGTATGCTAGCTGAGTTAGGTTATCAAGTCACCTTGGTTGATCCCTATGAAGGTGCAGGAAATGGCCCAACTGAGTATGAAGCATACATTCGGCAGTTTCCTAATGTAACGTTTGTCAAAAGCCTGTTTGACTCTAACCTGGCCGGGTATGCTGAGTCATCTTTTGATTGTATCTATTCAGTTTCTGTGTTAGAGCATATCCCTCAGCAGGGGATTGAGGAAATTTATAACGGTATCCATAAGTTCCTAAAACCTGGAGGACACTCTATTCATTGCGTTGATGTTGTGATTCAAGGTAAGGGAACTCAACGACATGAAAATACCTTAAGAGATGTCCTTTATTTACAAAAGCTTCTGCAGGAGATCAACTTTCTGCGGAATGACTCCGACCAAATATGCAATGAGATGCTTCTAAGGTTAAAGGATGATCTAGAAACTTTCTATCTCTCTGCTATGGGTCATAACCTGTGGAGAGGAAGTCAGCCCTACGATGAATTTCCATTTCGAAAAGTTGTTTCGATACAGACCTGTGTACCTTACACTTCAAAGTAGTTCATTCTGTTGTTACCAGCCAAATAGTCAACCATCCTTGAGCATTGTAGAGAAGATCTGCAGAAACTGATGTGGCTAGAGCGGGTGGCTCGAACGTTAACGACAAAAGAAGTGATTTTGCATGCGTATGTCAGACTCATGCTATGAGCAATCATATTTAGTAGGAATTATTCTGGCAACCTACAATTGCGATCTTTCCTTCTTTGAGCAGCAGGTAAATTCAATCCGAAATCAGGATTTCTGCAATTGGCTCTGCTACATCACAGATGATCTATCTTCGCAAGCAGTAAGTTCTAGAATAGCCAAAATAGTTGAAGGAGATCAGCGGTTTATCTGTCACTTTCATCAGCAAAATCTTGGCTCCTATCGTAACTTTGAACATGGCCTGAGGTATTTTGAGAAAATCCCTCACGTTACTCATCTGGTTTTTGCAGACCAAGATGATGTTTGGCATAACGACAAGCTTACCCAACTGCTTCAGGCAATGGATGCTGACAATGCGGTTCTCGCTCATTCAGATCTGGAGCTGATGAATAAGGACGGCAAGATTCTCCATCCTTCTGTTTGGCAATATGAGGGACGTCAACCTGAAAAGCTAGACACCACTTTGCTTCTTCTCCGCAACACAGTCACTGGCTGCACCTTGATGTTGCACCGCAGCCTTCTGTCCAATATCCTCCCGTTTCCCCACCAACAACAATCGGGTGATTGGTACCACGATCATTGGATTGCTCTGGTTGCTGCCCAGTGCGGCAAAATTGCCCACGTTCGGAAATCACTGATTAAATATCGACAGCATGGTAGCAATGTTGTTGGCGCACAAAAAAATACTGGCACTATTCGTAAGGAAATTTCCCTGTGGATCGCTAAGAAGGGTCGTTTTACCCTTAAAAGCTACCGAATCCATCGGGATCTCAGTGGTGCTTTCTACCGGCGTTTCTATCCAGACAGCGATCAAAAAATCATCAACCCTTTCTCCGAGCAGCGCCTGGACTTTGGCTACAGCATCCTTAAGCTTGGCATCCGCAGTGCTTTTGTGGGCTATGGGGCTCAAGGGATTACCCTACGCCTGATTATCAACAAATTTATCTTCGACTGCCTTAAAATCAAACGCTGGCTACTGAGAACACCAACTTGACCAGAAACCTGATTTCAGGTCGAGTTGGCTTTACTGCGGTCAAGTGTCAAGCTACAAAAGTCTTGTGCTCTTGCGAAAGAATACAAGTAGACGGCAGGCCGTGTACAGCAAGACGGGTGAAAATTAAGGTATTCTAATTTCAGCGCAGCTGATAACTTGTGTGATCGGGTTTGCTCAAATAGTTTCTACTTTTACCTACAAGAACATTCCAATTTTCATGGGTAAACGAGTCGCCATTGTCCAATCAAACTACATTCCTTGGAAAGGGTATTTTGATCTGATTAACTCAGTAGATGAGTTTATTTTGTTTGATGACATGCAATATACCCGTCGTGACTGGCGTAATCGCAACAAAATTAAGACGCCTAAAGGGACTGAATGGATAACAATTCCAGTGAATGTAAAAGGTAAGTTCTATCAAAAGATCAACGAAACTCAAGTAGCAAATAATACTTGGGTGCAAGATCATTGGAAAGCATTACTTCATAACTATGGCAAGGCAAAATATTTTTCGGATTTGAAGAGCGAAATTTGGACGCTGTACGAAACAGCAGGTCAAATCTCGCTGCTGAGTGATATCAATTACTTGTTTATTGACTTCATCTGTCGATTAGTGGGTGTTCATACAAAGCTTTCTTGGTCTTCTGACTATGAAATCTTTGGGGGGAAAAATGAACGATTGATTAGCTTGTGTCAGCAAGCTGGCGGAACCCATTATGTTTCTGGGCCAGCGGCAAAAGACTATATTGATATAGACCAATTTACTCAAGCAGATTTGGACGTGACTTTTTTTAGCTATTCTGACTATCCGGAATATGATCAGCGTTTTCCTCCTTTTGAACACTCTGTAAGTATTCTTGACCTGCTTTTTAACGAAGGCGATCGCGCTCCCAAGTTCATGAAAAGTTTTTGACGATGGAACTGTCGATTGTTACGACGATGTATCACTCAACTCCATACCTTCAGGAGTTCTATGATCGTATCAAAGCTGAAGCAGAAAAGCTCACAGACAATTATGAGATTATCTTTGTCAATGATGGCTCCCCTGACGATTCTTTAGAAACCGCTATTTTGTTCTATAAGGAAGATCTTAAAGTTCGAGTTTTGGATCTTTCTCGGAATTTCGGTCACCATAAAGCGATGATGACCGGCTTGGCCAGTGCACGCGGGGAATTAGTATTTTTAATCGACTGTGACTTAGAAGAAGAACCCGAATTACTGAGTGTATTTTATCGAAAGCGAATTGAGTTGAACTGTGATGTCGTTTATGGAGTCCAGAAGAAACGAAAAGGAAAATGGTTTGAGCGGGTCACAGGTGAAGTATATTATTGGCTTCTGAATAAACTATCAGGAATTAACTTTCCCAAAAACATTGTAACCGCTCGTCTAATGACACGTCACTATGTCAAAAGTCTCTTACGTCATCGAGAGCGTGAAGTATACATAGCTGCTCTGTGGCATATTACTGGGTATCATCAATCGCCACTTTATATTGCCAAACATTCCAAAGGCAAAACAACTTATAGCTTCTTCAAGAAGTTGGATTTCTTTATTAACTCAATCACATCATTTAGCGATCGCCCACTCAAAGTTATTTTTTATGTAGGGTTTTTTATGTCATTTATTTCAGCGTGTTTCATTATAGACATAGTGATTCGAAAACTAATATTTAATATTGGTATTGTAGGGTGGACCTCTTTGATTGTTTCTATTTGGTTTATTGGTGGATTAATCATCTGCTTTCTGGGAATTATTGGAATTTATATTTCAAAGATATTTATTGAGACAAAACAACGCCCTTACTCGATTATCCGCGAAATCTATCAACACTACTCTCCTGGAAAATATGAATAATCTTTTTGACTCTATTCAGCAGAGTGTGCGCGATTACTACACTGATAAAGTATTGGCTTTTGGAGAAACTCCAAAAGGTGTTGATTGGAATTCTCTTCAATCACAAGAGTTACGGTTTGATCAACTTCTCCAAATTTGCGATCAGGACATTAATTTTAGTCTGAATGATCTTGGCTGTGGTTACGGCTATTTACTGGATTACATGCGAAAAAAGACTTTAGAGTTTACCTATAGAGGTTATGATCTCTCAGAAGAAATGATACGACGAGCTCGAGTGCGTCATGTCAATAGTGGGAACTGCCAATTTTTCTCAAATAATGACGCTTTACAAATTGCTGATTATGCTGTGGCCAGCGGAATATTGAACGTCAAGCTCAATCATTCGACTGCTGATTGGGAGCAGTATGTACTGAGCACTCTCCATACCCTCAATGACTTTAGCCAGAGAGGATTTGCCTTTAACGTTTTAACCAGTTATTCAGACCAAGAATACATGCGCGCAGATCTTTATTATGCTGATCCTTGCTTTTATTTCGATTACTGTAAGCGCAACTTTTCACGGAATGTTGTGCTTTTACATGACTATGACCTGTATGAATTTACCATGTTAATTCGTAAGAACTGAGGTTATAGATGAGTAAGGTTATTATTTTCGGGGCCGGAGATATTGCTCAGATGGCTCATTTCTACCTGACCCATGACAGTGAGCATGAAGTCATAGCCTTTACTGTTGATAAAGACTACATTTCATCTGAAGAGTTTTGCGAGCTACCAATATATCCTTTTGAAGAAATTGAGCAACAGTTTTCTCCTGAAGACTATGCGATGTTCATCGCGATTAGCTACGCCAAAGTCAATAAAGTACGCACAGAAAAATATGCTCAAGCAAAAGCCAAAGGGTACTCATTGATTAGCTATGTTAGCTCTAAAGCGACGCACTGGGAAAATATCGAAATTGGTGAAAACTGTTTTATTTTTGAAGATAATACGATTCAACCCTTTGTCAAAATTGGCAATAATGTTACGCTCTGGAGCGGCAATCATATTGGTCACCACTCTAAAATCGAGGACAACTGCTTTATTACCTCTCACGTCGTGATTTCAGGTGGTGTAAATATTCAAAGGAACTGTTTTATTGGTGTAAATGCAACCATTCGTGATCATGTAAATATTGCACCCAATTGCGTTATTGGTGCAGGATCTTTGATCTTGAAAGATACCCAGGAGAATGGAGTCTATACTGCTCCAAGTGCTGTGCTTTCTAAAGTTCCTAGCAATCGTCTTAGAAATTTATAGACGACAAGCCATGGAGTGACAAGAAACGGCTCTAATTCTTTAATCTGAGGATAATTCCTAGATAACCACCATCAAAATTCTTCTGTGCTTTTGGTACATTGAAATTTTCTCAAGCGAGCTTGAAGCCATTCATCAGGCGAATTTAGCGTATCTAAAAAATACCCGAGAAACTGCCTTACATTCCTATCTTGTGTGAAGTCTGAACCTAGAAACTGAGGAAGGTTAATCTGCTGACGAATGAATGGAACGGATATAACGTGATTTATAGCCCTACGTTCAAATGATGTATTATTTGTGCCTCCGGAGTGGTAAGTCATACAGTCTAGAACAATAAAGTTACCGCGTCTTGCCGTGACCTGAACTGCCTGCTTCTCAACAAAACTATCTGATGGAAAAGCTGCTTGCTTATGGGAACTAGGAAGTACTTTAGTCGCACCATTATCGTAGGTGAAATCATCTATGCAGAAGAGAGCATTAATCGCAAGAGGCCGAAAAAAAACGTTATGCTGATAAGGTAAATCACGATGCCAGAAACCTTGATTGTACCTTTCTCCAAAAGGTGGATTGATTATGCCATTTTGTTGATTGAGAATTATATAGCTGTTATTAAGAAGTGTTTTTGCTAAAGTAACGATGTTTTGATTTGTCGCAATTTCTAGGAACCTTGCTTCATAGCCGAGAGGGCAGCGAATTGTGTAATGTTCATCTGTACTTTTTAGGAGATCGTATCCAAACAGATTTGTATATGTTTTTCGGGCTCTCTCAAAAGCTTCAACATACTCCTTGATTTGAGAATCTGTGTACCCACTATCTACAACTGCATATCCAAGTGCTCTGATACATTCTGCAGCACGCTCAATTTCTGTACTTGGTTGAATGCGCTCTTGAACACCATAAGATTCGATTTCCATAACTCCTGCCTATAAAGACTGCTTTCTGCTACCTTAATGGGCTCTTTGTTTGAAGACGGGCTAGCCCGAATCCCGTCTTTCCATAACCATTTCCGTTGTAGAGCATATAAATTTGGCCTTTGTGAGTAAATATAAACGGGTATTCGATCATCTCTGAATCCCATCCAGAGTTTGCGACATCTATGCCTGCCTGGTGCAAAGCCAACTCCCAAGATCTTCCATCAAAACTTGATGCATATCCGATTCGATATTGAGTTCCCAGTCCGCTGCGATATGAGAACCACATATGATGGTGACCATGTTTATCAACAAAGACTGTGGGACGAGAAAAAGCTTGAGCCTCTCCGAGGGAATATGGAATTGCTAACCCGTGTTTAACCCAATTAATGCCATCTGAGGATGAAGCCTGGTTAATGACATGAATCATTTCGCCATTTGGACTTTCCCAGGAAAGGGTAGAACCGTAATACATCATGAAGCTGTTATCAGGCTGTTTCACTACCCATGGATAAGAAAGACTCAGAGGATCAATTTCATCAGTAGACAGATAAGGGACTGATGATTGCAGCACCATAGAGTTATTGTTCTCCATCAAGAGAACACCAATATCACCTCTCCAATGTTCACCTGGAGGGCATTGCCAACCCATAAACAGAATAAGTGTTTTGCCGCCAACATAATGAGCACAGCCAATGCTGACTCC
It includes:
- a CDS encoding glycosyltransferase family 4 protein, whose product is MQNILFVLYHDFRANSAVHVHNFANNLVKQGLDCTVVVPQHKETVSVLGQNLYKAANFNEIDHLRKLFPNNQDPDIVHVWTPREIVRAFYEELAKRYRFRLFIHLEDNEELLLEKFTQKTLSELIEDTRYPFPNNLSHPIKYREFLSKCDGVTVIIDRLQEFVPTPVPTCVLWPGVDNNLFFPKNPDPDLTTHLGIPLNSTVLCYTGNVHPANAYEVRSLYLAVAMLNREGYPTTLVRAGQDYCEFLSAEDSWARKYELGLGYVENHKIPDILALADVLVQPGKEDAFNDYRLPSKLPEFLAMGKPVILPKTNIGRFMESMKDAIVLSKVDALTIVETIKLLVNNQDLCEQLGAGASGFSKTHLDWIANSKKLLDFYLSTSNN
- a CDS encoding NAD-dependent epimerase/dehydratase family protein, which produces MSTIIITGSAGLIGSESVHFFAQKGFNIVGIDNDMRSVFFGSDASTDWNRKILEDRYGERYCHRNLDIRDRESIETLFKEYGSDISLIIHTAAQPSHDWAARDPHTDFTVNANGTLVLLEATRQYCPEAVFIFTSTNKVYGDTPNQLPLAELETRWEIDPEHPYSQGIDESMSIDDTKHSLFGASKVAADILVQEYGRYFDMKTASFRGGCLTGPLHSGAQLHGFLAYLMKCVIHAAPYTIFGYKGKQVRDNIHSYDLVNAFYHFYQNPRSAEIYNIGGSRHSNCSMLEAVQLCEEITGNRLPYTYTDENRVGDHIWYISDVSKFRSHYPEWNYKYDLITIFKEIYNSQLSK
- a CDS encoding methyltransferase domain-containing protein, giving the protein MVILLLSKAFGFVSQLFNFHKGIADVSESLSFEDEVGLDKNEISLDENEAGPDENEANSNNPWNADEAVTYDGIWLGCNECAKNIQRKVTGDENTHWLSYTIQNYLAEAIGKKPSNKAQTSYRCLILGANEGWIERELCKNGFSGEIIASDIADKALSRAAEKSQELGYKNVKYIVADLNGDLEEFDGMFDFIIFEGVLHHIENIENCLQILKSKLVNGGLMFGVEHHGPFRFQLPDYQVRWINAALAVLPKTLRPFPRNQEGNYPATPQENMRIFYVPPSEEAIRAWDPSEAISGFKLQDLFSETFEVLERRGFGGTILSYMSGHFDFKRANQDDFANSWLKILMQIEDTLIQTGLLDDEFIFWTLKNNG
- a CDS encoding class I SAM-dependent methyltransferase — protein: MKLFSGMRKLKRVMQTLEPVQLLDESSKRFLVERYAQKAFPELGYATVRDFCDSVDHLPQICYLNGDLKNVQRAWTVKAILGTVPPGSKLLEVGGGVPLVAGMLAELGYQVTLVDPYEGAGNGPTEYEAYIRQFPNVTFVKSLFDSNLAGYAESSFDCIYSVSVLEHIPQQGIEEIYNGIHKFLKPGGHSIHCVDVVIQGKGTQRHENTLRDVLYLQKLLQEINFLRNDSDQICNEMLLRLKDDLETFYLSAMGHNLWRGSQPYDEFPFRKVVSIQTCVPYTSK
- a CDS encoding glycosyltransferase translates to MSDSCYEQSYLVGIILATYNCDLSFFEQQVNSIRNQDFCNWLCYITDDLSSQAVSSRIAKIVEGDQRFICHFHQQNLGSYRNFEHGLRYFEKIPHVTHLVFADQDDVWHNDKLTQLLQAMDADNAVLAHSDLELMNKDGKILHPSVWQYEGRQPEKLDTTLLLLRNTVTGCTLMLHRSLLSNILPFPHQQQSGDWYHDHWIALVAAQCGKIAHVRKSLIKYRQHGSNVVGAQKNTGTIRKEISLWIAKKGRFTLKSYRIHRDLSGAFYRRFYPDSDQKIINPFSEQRLDFGYSILKLGIRSAFVGYGAQGITLRLIINKFIFDCLKIKRWLLRTPT
- a CDS encoding WbqC family protein translates to MGKRVAIVQSNYIPWKGYFDLINSVDEFILFDDMQYTRRDWRNRNKIKTPKGTEWITIPVNVKGKFYQKINETQVANNTWVQDHWKALLHNYGKAKYFSDLKSEIWTLYETAGQISLLSDINYLFIDFICRLVGVHTKLSWSSDYEIFGGKNERLISLCQQAGGTHYVSGPAAKDYIDIDQFTQADLDVTFFSYSDYPEYDQRFPPFEHSVSILDLLFNEGDRAPKFMKSF
- a CDS encoding glycosyltransferase family 2 protein, whose translation is MELSIVTTMYHSTPYLQEFYDRIKAEAEKLTDNYEIIFVNDGSPDDSLETAILFYKEDLKVRVLDLSRNFGHHKAMMTGLASARGELVFLIDCDLEEEPELLSVFYRKRIELNCDVVYGVQKKRKGKWFERVTGEVYYWLLNKLSGINFPKNIVTARLMTRHYVKSLLRHREREVYIAALWHITGYHQSPLYIAKHSKGKTTYSFFKKLDFFINSITSFSDRPLKVIFYVGFFMSFISACFIIDIVIRKLIFNIGIVGWTSLIVSIWFIGGLIICFLGIIGIYISKIFIETKQRPYSIIREIYQHYSPGKYE
- a CDS encoding class I SAM-dependent methyltransferase — encoded protein: MNNLFDSIQQSVRDYYTDKVLAFGETPKGVDWNSLQSQELRFDQLLQICDQDINFSLNDLGCGYGYLLDYMRKKTLEFTYRGYDLSEEMIRRARVRHVNSGNCQFFSNNDALQIADYAVASGILNVKLNHSTADWEQYVLSTLHTLNDFSQRGFAFNVLTSYSDQEYMRADLYYADPCFYFDYCKRNFSRNVVLLHDYDLYEFTMLIRKN
- a CDS encoding acetyltransferase, coding for MSKVIIFGAGDIAQMAHFYLTHDSEHEVIAFTVDKDYISSEEFCELPIYPFEEIEQQFSPEDYAMFIAISYAKVNKVRTEKYAQAKAKGYSLISYVSSKATHWENIEIGENCFIFEDNTIQPFVKIGNNVTLWSGNHIGHHSKIEDNCFITSHVVISGGVNIQRNCFIGVNATIRDHVNIAPNCVIGAGSLILKDTQENGVYTAPSAVLSKVPSNRLRNL
- a CDS encoding phytanoyl-CoA dioxygenase family protein, with product MERAAECIRALGYAVVDSGYTDSQIKEYVEAFERARKTYTNLFGYDLLKSTDEHYTIRCPLGYEARFLEIATNQNIVTLAKTLLNNSYIILNQQNGIINPPFGERYNQGFWHRDLPYQHNVFFRPLAINALFCIDDFTYDNGATKVLPSSHKQAAFPSDSFVEKQAVQVTARRGNFIVLDCMTYHSGGTNNTSFERRAINHVISVPFIRQQINLPQFLGSDFTQDRNVRQFLGYFLDTLNSPDEWLQARLRKFQCTKSTEEF